In the genome of Nocardia terpenica, one region contains:
- a CDS encoding alpha/beta fold hydrolase encodes MIDATETFDGTWPFAASFTEAAGFRQHYIDVGPRDAEPIVLLHGEPTWGYLWRHLIGPLSRTRRVIVPDHMGFGKSATPADRDYLAVEHVDNLDVLLAHELDLTGITLVMHDWGGPIGTGFALRHPDRVARIFATNTVVPLGLPGYDELMAANIADSSWFRWAAAAHADGTLEQILGNAGSTVCHLMLALQTIARPEIITPTWVRAYSSHFTGPAECRGVLRFPQQLVAPDPNAAPAAPNPEAVAALCAKPAILVEGMRDTALLPRHIIPAFRLAYPHAPIIELPHSGHFTPEDAPHELLAALELFLHSS; translated from the coding sequence ATGATCGACGCAACCGAAACCTTCGACGGCACTTGGCCTTTCGCGGCCAGCTTCACCGAAGCGGCCGGATTCCGGCAGCACTACATCGACGTCGGCCCCCGCGACGCGGAGCCGATCGTGCTGCTGCACGGGGAGCCGACCTGGGGATATCTGTGGCGGCATCTCATCGGCCCGCTGTCGCGCACCCGGCGCGTGATCGTGCCCGACCACATGGGATTCGGCAAGAGCGCCACCCCTGCCGATCGCGACTATCTCGCGGTCGAGCACGTCGACAATCTCGACGTGCTGCTCGCCCACGAACTCGATCTCACCGGCATCACACTGGTCATGCACGACTGGGGCGGTCCGATCGGCACCGGGTTCGCGCTGCGGCACCCCGATCGGGTAGCGCGGATCTTCGCCACCAATACCGTTGTGCCGCTGGGCCTTCCCGGATACGACGAGCTGATGGCCGCGAATATCGCCGACAGCTCCTGGTTCCGCTGGGCCGCGGCGGCGCATGCGGACGGCACCCTGGAGCAGATCCTCGGCAATGCGGGCTCCACCGTCTGCCATCTCATGCTCGCCCTGCAGACGATCGCTCGGCCCGAGATCATCACGCCCACTTGGGTTCGCGCGTACTCGAGCCACTTCACCGGCCCGGCCGAATGCCGCGGCGTGCTCCGCTTCCCCCAGCAACTGGTCGCTCCGGACCCGAACGCCGCACCGGCGGCACCGAATCCCGAGGCCGTCGCCGCCCTGTGCGCCAAACCCGCGATCCTCGTGGAGGGCATGCGGGACACCGCATTACTGCCGCGCCACATCATTCCGGCATTCCGGCTCGCCTACCCGCACGCGCCGATCATCGAACTACCCCACAGCGGTCATTTCACCCCCGAGGACGCACCGCACGAGCTACTGGCCGCACTCGAACTGTTCCTGCACAGCAGTTGA
- a CDS encoding helix-turn-helix transcriptional regulator codes for MRASRLLSIVLLLQARGRMTAGQLARELEVSVRTVYRDMEALSAAGIPLYGEAGHDGGYRLLDGYQTRLTGMTVDEAEALFLSGLPGPAADLGLGAVLTAAQRKLMAALPEQVRAPAGRISQRFHLDTVGWYTLPEGLAHLPAVVDAIWSHRCLRIGYRRWADPRQVQRTLHPYGLVLKSGRWYLVAAAGESVRTYRVSQIVTLEALDETFERPADFDLARYWQDYLDEFDARRRQGTATVRLSPHVLNRLEHLLDPDVVRAVRDTARIESDGWSSAEIPLETIEHTAGVLLRLGSDAEVLGPPALRQHMSEIAAALARTYAK; via the coding sequence GTGCGTGCGAGCAGGTTGCTGTCCATTGTGTTGTTGCTGCAGGCGCGGGGGCGGATGACGGCGGGGCAGTTGGCGCGGGAGTTGGAGGTGTCGGTTCGTACCGTTTACCGCGATATGGAAGCGTTGAGCGCCGCGGGGATTCCGCTCTACGGCGAGGCCGGTCACGACGGCGGCTACCGGTTGCTCGACGGCTATCAGACGCGGCTGACCGGCATGACGGTCGATGAGGCGGAGGCGCTGTTCCTGTCCGGATTACCCGGTCCGGCCGCCGATCTGGGATTGGGAGCGGTGCTGACCGCCGCCCAGCGGAAACTGATGGCGGCACTGCCGGAACAGGTGCGGGCCCCGGCCGGACGGATCTCTCAGCGATTCCACCTAGATACCGTCGGGTGGTACACCCTCCCGGAGGGGCTCGCGCACCTGCCTGCCGTGGTGGACGCGATCTGGAGCCACCGATGCCTCCGCATCGGATACCGGCGCTGGGCCGATCCCCGGCAAGTGCAGCGCACCCTCCATCCCTACGGCCTGGTCCTCAAATCCGGTCGCTGGTATCTGGTGGCCGCGGCGGGGGAGAGCGTCCGGACCTACCGGGTCTCGCAGATCGTCACACTCGAGGCGCTCGATGAAACCTTCGAGCGCCCCGCCGATTTCGACCTGGCGCGGTACTGGCAGGACTATTTGGACGAGTTCGACGCCCGCCGCCGACAGGGAACCGCCACCGTGCGACTGTCGCCGCACGTGCTGAATCGCCTCGAACACCTGCTCGATCCCGATGTGGTGCGAGCGGTACGCGACACCGCCCGCATCGAATCGGACGGCTGGTCCAGCGCCGAGATCCCCCTGGAAACCATCGAACACACGGCGGGTGTGCTGCTGCGTCTCGGCAGCGACGCCGAGGTTCTCGGCCCGCCCGCCCTGCGTCAGCACATGAGCGAGATCGCCGCCGCCCTGGCCCGCACCTACGCGAAATAG
- a CDS encoding MFS transporter, giving the protein MPKSVAPRPDSGRSVLLLLAAGLFAIGTDGYVIAGLLSPIGADLGVGTAAAGRLVTVFALAYALGAPVAGTLTARFSRRGVLLVGLAGFAAANLATTVVGDYGAMLAARVVAALAAAAFTPAASAAAATLVTPERRGRALATVGAGISVATAVGVPLGTLVGEWLGWRATFAGVTALATITALGLAALLPPIPSDAERTTEGFTAIADMRVWAALLLTVTWIMGAFTVLTFIGPVLVAAAGVHETALSAWLLIFGIAAVVGNNLGGRAADHYPTGRLLPISTAGLAVALVILALLSSTGGHGRLGAVSAAAAMIGWGIFGWSFAPIQQHRLVDLAPSSAGIVLSFNASAIYIGISGGSLAGSFALERLGAAGVAWTGGLIELIAVVIAVAIAISSTSRYNRSSAAVR; this is encoded by the coding sequence ATGCCGAAAAGTGTTGCGCCGCGTCCCGATTCCGGACGGTCCGTGCTGCTGTTGCTGGCAGCCGGTCTGTTCGCCATCGGTACCGATGGCTATGTGATCGCCGGATTGTTGTCGCCCATAGGCGCGGATCTGGGTGTCGGCACCGCCGCGGCCGGACGGTTGGTGACCGTGTTCGCTCTGGCCTACGCCCTCGGCGCACCGGTGGCGGGCACGCTGACCGCGCGGTTCTCCCGGCGCGGTGTCCTGCTGGTCGGTCTGGCCGGATTCGCCGCCGCCAACCTGGCCACCACGGTTGTCGGCGACTACGGCGCAATGCTCGCGGCCAGGGTGGTGGCGGCATTGGCGGCCGCCGCTTTCACTCCGGCCGCGTCGGCCGCCGCCGCAACGCTGGTGACCCCCGAACGCCGGGGCCGTGCGCTGGCCACCGTCGGCGCCGGGATCAGCGTGGCCACCGCGGTGGGCGTCCCACTCGGCACGCTCGTCGGCGAATGGTTGGGCTGGCGAGCAACATTCGCCGGAGTCACCGCGCTCGCGACGATCACCGCCCTCGGACTGGCGGCCCTGCTACCGCCGATACCGTCCGATGCGGAGCGCACCACCGAAGGATTCACCGCGATCGCGGACATGCGCGTGTGGGCGGCATTGCTGCTCACCGTGACCTGGATCATGGGAGCATTCACCGTCCTGACCTTCATCGGCCCGGTACTCGTCGCCGCGGCCGGAGTGCACGAGACGGCACTCAGCGCCTGGCTGCTGATCTTCGGCATCGCCGCGGTAGTCGGCAACAACCTCGGCGGCCGAGCCGCCGACCACTACCCAACCGGCCGCCTGCTCCCGATCAGCACCGCCGGACTGGCCGTCGCCCTCGTCATACTCGCGCTGTTGTCCAGCACCGGCGGCCACGGCCGACTCGGCGCGGTATCGGCAGCCGCAGCCATGATCGGATGGGGCATCTTCGGCTGGTCGTTCGCCCCCATCCAACAACACCGCCTCGTCGACCTGGCACCCTCATCCGCCGGAATAGTGCTGTCGTTCAACGCAAGTGCCATTTATATCGGGATCAGCGGAGGAAGCCTGGCGGGCTCCTTCGCCCTGGAACGCCTTGGCGCGGCAGGTGTCGCCTGGACCGGGGGACTGATCGAACTCATCGCTGTCGTCATAGCCGTCGCGATCGCAATCAGCTCGACGTCTCGATACAACCGGTCGTCTGCCGCAGTGCGCTGA
- a CDS encoding MFS transporter gives MTTTTRPTGRLPSGVVVLSACVFTVCISEFMISGLLDAMSASFRRPAPVIALLTTVFAVAVMVSAPVTAAFTVRLHPRRTLIAAMSAFAVAHVLSAAIPVFWAVIALRAVSGVACATQLSVGAVAAVRMVEPSMRARALAVVVGGMTVANVVGVPVSAWAGSFFGWQAAFVLVAVLAVAGCVLLGRTGIESAPAAADGLRAQLAAEARVLIRPAMLVTFAVVVLFQVAMFATFTYLQPLTTQIGHLGSGVTGGLLALFGIGSMLGVTLGGTAVRHGFLRTMATGLIGTIITIAALMVLIHQSVIVLGVVVFLFGTTACITVPALNGRVFALAGDAPTLASGVNVAMLNLGNALGPAIAGLLITWHPGRYLLAPWCSLAAATLALTTVAITAVTERSRRLNISALRQTTGCIETSS, from the coding sequence TTCATGATCTCGGGCCTGCTCGATGCGATGTCCGCCTCGTTCCGGCGACCGGCGCCGGTGATCGCGTTGCTCACCACCGTTTTCGCCGTCGCGGTGATGGTCAGCGCGCCCGTTACGGCGGCGTTCACCGTCCGGTTGCATCCCAGGCGCACCCTGATCGCCGCGATGTCGGCATTCGCTGTCGCGCACGTGCTTTCGGCGGCGATCCCGGTCTTCTGGGCGGTGATCGCCCTGCGGGCGGTATCCGGTGTCGCGTGCGCCACCCAGCTGTCCGTCGGCGCGGTCGCGGCGGTGCGCATGGTCGAGCCGTCGATGCGGGCGCGGGCGCTGGCCGTGGTGGTCGGCGGAATGACCGTGGCGAACGTGGTGGGGGTGCCGGTTTCGGCGTGGGCCGGGTCGTTTTTCGGCTGGCAGGCCGCCTTCGTGCTGGTTGCCGTGCTCGCCGTGGCCGGATGCGTGCTGCTCGGGCGGACCGGGATCGAATCCGCACCGGCGGCCGCCGACGGCCTGCGCGCGCAACTGGCCGCGGAGGCACGCGTCCTGATCCGTCCGGCGATGCTGGTCACCTTTGCCGTGGTGGTGCTGTTCCAGGTGGCCATGTTCGCCACATTCACCTACCTGCAACCGCTGACCACGCAGATCGGGCACCTCGGATCCGGCGTGACGGGCGGCCTTCTCGCCCTGTTCGGGATCGGCTCCATGCTCGGCGTCACCCTCGGCGGCACCGCGGTCCGACACGGTTTCCTCCGAACCATGGCAACCGGCCTGATCGGCACCATTATCACGATCGCGGCATTGATGGTGCTGATCCACCAGTCGGTGATCGTGTTGGGTGTGGTCGTATTCCTTTTCGGAACAACCGCTTGCATCACCGTCCCCGCCCTCAACGGTCGGGTGTTCGCACTGGCGGGTGACGCACCCACGCTGGCCTCCGGCGTCAACGTAGCCATGCTCAACCTCGGTAACGCACTGGGACCAGCCATCGCCGGGCTACTCATCACCTGGCACCCCGGCCGATACCTCCTCGCCCCATGGTGCTCACTGGCAGCCGCCACCCTCGCCCTGACCACGGTCGCCATCACCGCAGTCACCGAACGCTCCCGGCGTCTCAACATCAGCGCACTGCGGCAGACGACCGGTTGTATCGAGACGTCGAGCTGA